From Clarias gariepinus isolate MV-2021 ecotype Netherlands chromosome 2, CGAR_prim_01v2, whole genome shotgun sequence, one genomic window encodes:
- the LOC128512843 gene encoding trace amine-associated receptor 1-like: MDYLQETSLCFISLNTSCFKINYPLEIRLFLYILFSTFSLITVIGNLLVIITVVHFKQLSTPTNYLVLSLAVADLLVGGVVMPPSMIRSVETCWYLGSTFCKIHSSLDVTLCTASIFNLCIISLDRYYAVCHPFLYHRKMTPNTIRFMIVLCWAISATIGFGMIFLELNILGSEEFYYNNFLCEGACSIFQTKVAGLAFTMFCFYIPALTMLCVYLKIFRTAQRQARAIQATYTNMKAVDEGNCISKSERKATKTLAIIMGVFLSSWAPFFTWYCIDPFTGYSVPPVVPDVLIWVAYFNSTCNPIVYAFFYSWFRRAFRVILLGEIFLANSSHTRLF; this comes from the coding sequence ATGGATTATTTGCAGGAGActtcactttgttttatttccctTAATACGTCATGTTTTAAGATTAATTATCCTCTAGAAATTCGGCTTTTTCTCTACATCCTCTTTAGCACATTTTCTCTTATCACAGTGATTGGAAATTTGCTTGTGATTATAACTgttgtacattttaaacaattaagcACACCAACTAATTACCTGGTTCTCTCTCTGGCTGTCGCTGATCTGCTTGTAGGAGGAGTAGTGATGCCTCCTAGCATGATACGCTCTGTGGAAACTTGCTGGTATTTGGGGAGCACCTTTTGTAAAATACACAGTAGTTTGGATGTCACTCTCTGCACCGCCTCTATTTTTAACCTGTGTATTATTTCTTTGGACCGATATTATGCTGTATGTCATCCATTTCTATATCACAGAAAAATGACCCCTAACACTATTAGATTCATGATTGTACTGTGTTGGGCTATTTCTGCTACAATTGGGTTTGGCATGATATTTCTGGAGCTCAATATTCTTGGAAGTGAAgagttttattataataacttcCTTTGTGAGGGTGCATGTTCAATATTTCAAACTAAAGTGGCAGGGTTGGCATTtactatgttttgtttttacatccCTGCATTAaccatgctgtgtgtgtatctgaAAATCTTTCGCACTGCACAAAGACAAGCTCGTGCAATTCAAGCTACTTACACAAATATGAAGGCTGTCGATGAAGGAAATTGCATCAGCAAGTCAGAAAGGAAAGCCACAAAAACATTAGCCATAATCATGGGAGTTTTTCTGAGCTCCTGGGCACCATTTTTTACCTGGTACTGCATTGATCCTTTTACAGGATATTCAGTTCCACCAGTTGTGCCTGACGTATTAATCTGGGTGGCATATTTCAATTCAACATGTAATCCAATAGTGTATGCATTTTTCTACAGCTGGTTCAGACGTGCTTTTAGAGTCATTTTGTTGGGTGAAATATTCCTGGCTAATTCTTCACACACcagattgttttaa
- the LOC128513894 gene encoding trace amine-associated receptor 1-like: MTELEILEEPSLCFSFLNTSCLKTDYHLEVRVLLYILFITFSVITVIGNLLVIITVVHFSQLHTPTNYLILSLAVADLLVGGVVMPPSMMRSVETCWYLGSTFCKIHSSLDVTVCSASIINLCIISLDRYYAVCHPFLYHIKMTPTTIRLMIIVCWSISAATGFGMIFLELNILGSEEFYYNTFLCEGACTIFQTKVAAIVLPMFTFYIPALIMLFVYVKIFYTAKRQARAIQSTNSQMKTTKEKVGISKSERKATKTLAIIIGVFLTSWVPYFTCTCIEQFTGYAVHPTVYDVLIWVAYFNSTCNPIVYAFFFSWFRHALRVILSGEIFLADSSHTNLF, translated from the coding sequence ATGACTGAGTTGGAGATTTTGGAGGAGCCTTctctttgttttagtttccttAATACTTCATGTTTGAAAACTGATTATCACCTGGAAGTCCGGGTTTTGCTTTATATTCTCTTTATCACTTTTTCTGTTATTACTGTAATTGGAAACTTGCTTGTTATCATAACTGTTGTACATTTCAGCCAATTACACACTCCAACTAATTACCTCATTCTCTCTCTGGCTGTTGCTGATCTGCTTGTAGGAGGAGTAGTGATGCCTCCTAGCATGATGCGCTCCGTGGAAACTTGCTGGTATTTAGGGAGCACCTTTTGTAAAATACACAGCAGTTTAGATGTAACTGTGTGCAGTGCATCTATTATAAACTTGTGTATTATTTCTTTAGACCGATATTATGCTGTTTGTCATCCATTTTTGTATCACATTAAAATGACTCCTACTACCATTAGATTAATGATTATTGTCTGCTGGAGCATTTCTGCAGCAACTGGGTTTGGTATGATATTTTTGGAGCTTAATATTCTTGGAAGTGaagaattttattataatacctTCCTTTGTGAGGGTGCATGCACAATCTTTCAAACTAAAGTGGCAGCCATTGTGCTGCCTATGTTCACTTTTTACATTCCTGCCTTGATTAtgctgtttgtgtatgtgaaaatCTTTTATACTGCAAAAAGACAAGCTCGTGCAATCCAGTCCACAAATTCACAGATGAAGACAACTAAGGAAAAAGTTGGCATTAGCAAGTCCGAAAGGAAGGCTACAAAAACATTAGCTATAATCATAGGAGTTTTCCTAACTTCCTGGGTGCCATATTTTACCTGTACTTGCATAGAGCAATTTACAGGATATGCTGTTCATCCAACTGTGTATGATGTATTAATCTGGGTGGCATATTTCAATTCAACATGTAATCCAATAGTGTATGCATTTTTCTTTAGCTGGTTCAGACACGCTCTTAGAGTAATTTTGTCTGGTGAAATATTTCTGGCTGATTCTTCACACACCAACCTGTTTTAA
- the LOC128511982 gene encoding trace amine-associated receptor 1-like, whose protein sequence is MDNIIDLGILEEPSLCFISFNTSCLKTDYPLQVRLLLYILFSISSLITVIGNLLVIITIVNFKQLHTPTNYLILSLAVADLLVGGVVMPPSMIRSVETCWYLGSTFCKIHSSLDVTVCTASILNLCIISLDRYYAVCHPLLYYSKMTPNTVIFMIIVCWSISLSVGFGMIFLELNILGNEDFYYNNVVCDGTCLVFQAKVGAVVFSMLCFYIPALIMLCVYMKILHTAQRQAHAIHSTNAQIRTAQEKVGMSKSEKKATKTLAIIVGVFLTSWVPFFLCNCIDPFTGYSVPQIVFDVFLWVGYFNSTCNPIVYAFFYSWFRHAFRVILSGQIFQINSSRMQLF, encoded by the coding sequence ATGGACAATATCATCGATTTGGGCATTCTGGAGGAGCCTTctctttgtttcatttcatttaataccTCATGCTTAAAAACTGATTATCCTCTGCAAGTCCggcttttgctttacattctCTTTAGCATTTCTTCTCTTATCACTGTAATAGGAAATCTCCTTGTGATCATAACAATTGTAAATTTCAAACAATTACACACACCTACTAAttatctcattctctctctaGCTGTTGCTGATCTGCTTGTAGGAGGAGTAGTGATGCCTCCTAGCATGATTCGCTCTGTGGAAACTTGCTGGTATTTAGGAagtacattttgtaaaatacacaGCAGTTTGGATGTCACTGTGTGTACTGCATCTATTTTAAACCTGTGTATTATTTCCTTAGACAGATATTATGCTGTATGTCATCCACTTCTGTATTACAGTAAAATGACTCCTAATACTGTTATATTCATGATCATAGTGTGTTGGAGCATTTCCCTTTCTGTTGGGTTTGGCATGATATTTCTCGAACTCAATATTCTTGGAAATGAAGACTTTTATTACAATAATGTTGTGTGTGATGGTACCTGCCTGGTGTTCCAAGCAAAAGTGGGAGCTGTGGTGTTTTCTATGCTTTGTTTTTACATCCCTGCACTAATCATGCTATGTGTTTATATGAAAATTCTCCACACTGCACAAAGACAAGCTCATGCAATTCATAGTACAAACGCACAGATAAGAACCGCCCAGGAAAAAGTAGGTATGAGCAAGTCAGAGAAGAAAGCTACAAAAACATTAGCCATAATTGTGGGAGTTTTTCTGACCTCCTGGGTGCCATTTTTTCTCTGTAACTGCATAGATCCTTTTACGGGATATTCAGTGCCACAAATTGTTTTTGATGTCTTCCTTTGGGTCGGATATTTTAATTCAACATGTAATCCAATagtgtatgcatttttttatagcTGGTTCAGACACGCTTTCAGAGTCATTTTGTCTGGTCAGATATTTCAGATTAATTCATCGCGCATGCAACTGTTTTGA